GAGCACTCCTGCTGTTTTTCGCAGCAAAGCGTTCATTTTCTGCTCCTCGACAGATTCTGTGAACAGGATCAAGTTGAAAAATAGCCAAAGCGGCGATGAATTGCAAGCAAAAACCGAACGGCCGGCTGGTTTTCCTCTTGCATTTTTACACAAATTTTCACACCTTCTCTTTTGCACAAGGAGTGAGGATGAAAAGCTCGCAAATCGGTCAAAGAATTCTCAAGTTGATGGAAACAAAGTCCGTCTCTCTGCCGGAGCTGTCGCAACGCACCGGCATTCGAGAGCCGGTGCTGCAGACGCTGATGGAAGACGATCGTTACCCGGCTTTGGGATCCCTGCTGCGGATCAGCCGTGCTCTGGGCGTGCGTATGGGCACTTTTCTCGATGATCAGATCACCGAGGATCCCCATATTATCCGTGCTGAGGACCGGCAAGAGCGGGTCGATGCGTCCCGACAAGCCGGCGCGAAGGAAAGAATGCCCCTGCTGTATTACTCGCTGGGAGCGGGAAAAAGCGACCGCCACATGGAACCCTTCTATGTGGAGGTACTGCCTGAGACCGGCGGCAGCGAG
This portion of the bacterium genome encodes:
- a CDS encoding cupin domain-containing protein; its protein translation is MKSSQIGQRILKLMETKSVSLPELSQRTGIREPVLQTLMEDDRYPALGSLLRISRALGVRMGTFLDDQITEDPHIIRAEDRQERVDASRQAGAKERMPLLYYSLGAGKSDRHMEPFYVEVLPETGGSETASSHEGEEFMLVLNGAIEVIYGGRRHTLTSGDSIYYNSAVPHYVRCLGEEKAALMAVLYDPQ